One Homo sapiens chromosome 3, GRCh38.p14 Primary Assembly genomic window carries:
- the TRAK1 gene encoding trafficking kinesin-binding protein 1 isoform X5: MQKFIEADYYELDWYYEECSDVLCAERVGQMTKTYNDIDAVTRLLEEKERDLELAARIGQSLLKKNKTLTERNELLEEQVEHIREEVSQLRHELSMKDELLQFYTSAAEESEPESVCSTPLKRNESSSSVQNYFHLDSLQKKLKDLEEENVVLRSEASQLKTETITYEEKEQQLVNDCVKELRDANVQIASISEELAKKTEDAARQQEEITHLLSQIVDLQKKAKACAVENEELVQHLGAAKDAQRQLTAELRELEDKYAECMEMLHEAQEELKNLRNKTMPNTTSRRYHSLGLFPMDSLAAEIEGTMRKELQLEEAESPDITHQKRVFETVRNINQVVKQRSLTPSPMNIPGSNQSSAMNSLLSSCVSTPRSSFYGSDIGNVVLDNKTNSIILETEAADLGNDERSKKPGTPGTPGSHDLETALRRLSLRRENYLSERRFFEEEQERKLQELAEKGELRSGSLTPTESIMSLGTHSRFSEFTGFSGMSFSSRSYLPEKLQIVKPLEGSATLHHWQQLAQPHLGGILDPRPGVVTKGFRTLDVDLDEVYCLNDFEEDDTGDHISLPRLATSTPVQHPETSGERSQARVTVSGSRSYPSRPQASPEEMQEPPAATEEEEEEEEEEGSAHHPGKCMSQTNSTFTFTTCRILHPSDELTRVTPSLNSAPTPACGSTSHLKSTPVATPCTPRRLSLAESFTNTRESTTTMSTSLGLVWLLKERGISAAVYDPQSWDRAGRGSLLHSYTPKMAVIPSTPPNSPMQTPTSSPPSFEFKCTSPPYDNFLASKPASSILREVREKNVRSSESQTDVSVSNLNLVDKVRRFGVAKVVNSGRAHVPTLTEEQGPLLCGPPGPAPALVPRGLVPEGLPLRCPTVTSAIGGLQLNSGIRRNRSFPTMVGSSMQMKAPVTLTSGILMGAKLSKQTSLR; encoded by the exons AAAGAGCGGGATTTAGAATTGGCCGCTCGCATCGGCCAGTCGTTGTTGAAGAAGAACAAGACCCTAACCGAGAGGAACGAGCTGCTGGAGGAGCAGGTGGAACACATCAGGGAGGAG GTGTCTCAGCTCCGGCATGAGCTGTCCATGAAGGATGAGCTGCTTCAGTTCTACACCAGCGCTGCGGAGGAGAGTGAGCCCGAGTCCGTTTGCTCAACCCC GTTGAAGAGGAATGAGTCGTCCTCCTCAGTCCAGAATTACTTTCATTTGGATTCTCTTCAAAAGAAGCTGAAAGACCTTGAAGAGGAGAATGTTGTACTTCGATCCGAG GCCAGCCAGCTGAAGACAGAGACCATCACCTATGAGGAGAAGGAGCAGCAGCTGGTCAATGACTGCGTGAAGGAGCTGA GGGATGCCAATGTCCAGATTGCTAGTATCTCAGAGGAACTGGCCAAGAAGACGGAAGATGCTGCCCGCCAGCAAGAGGAGATCACACACCTGCTATCGCAAATAGTTGATTTGCAGAAAAAGGCAAAAGCT TGCGCAGTGGAAAATGAAGAACTTGTCCAGCATCTGGGGGCTGCTAAGGATGCCCAGCGGCAGCTCACAGCCGAG CTGCGTGAGCTGGAGGACAAGTACGCAGAGTGCATGGAGATGCTGCATGAGGCGCAGGAGGAGCTGAAGAACCTCCGGAACAAAACCATGCCCAATACCACGTCTCGGCGCTACCACTCACTGGGCCTGTTTCCCATG GATTCCTTGGCAGCAGAGATTGAGGGAACGATGCGCAAGGAGCTGCAGTTGGAAGAGGCCGAGTCTCCAGACATCAC TCACCAGAAGCGTGTCTTTGAGACAGTAAGAAACATCAACCAGGTTGTCAAGCAGAGATCTCTGACCCCTTCTCCCATGAACATCCCCGGCTCCAACCAGTCCTCGGCCATGAACTCCCTCCTGTCCAGCTGCGTCAGCACCCCCCGGTCCAGCTTCTACGGCAGCGACATAGGCAACGTCGTCCTCGACAACAAGACCAACAGCATCATTCTGGAAACAGAGGCAGCCGACCTGGG AAACGATGAGCGGAGTAAGAAGCCGGGGACGCCGGGCACCCCAGGCTCCCACGACCTGGAGACGGCGCTGAGGCGGCTGTCCCTGCGCCGGGAGAACTACCTCTCGGAGAGGAGGTTCTTTGAGGAGGAGCAAGAGAGGAAGCTCCAGGAGCTGGCGGAGAAGGGCGAGCTGCGCAGCGGCTCCCTCACACCCACTGAGAGCATCATGTCCCTGGGCACGCACTCCCGCTTCTCCGAGTTCACCGGCTTCTCTGGCATGTCCTTCAGCAGCCGCTCCTACCTGCCTGAGAAGCTCCAGATCGTGAAGCCGCTGGAAG GTTCCGCCACACTTCACCACTGGCAGCAGTTGGCCCAACCTCACCTTGGGGGCATCCTGGACCCCCGGCCCGGTGTGGTCACCAAGGGCTTCCGGACGCTGGATGTTGACCTGGACGAAGTGTACTGCCTTAACGACTTTGAAGAAGATGACACAGGTGACCACATTTCTCTCCCACGCCTAGCTACCTCCACTCCAGTTCAGCACCCAGAGACCTCAGGTGAGAGGTCCCAAGCACGTGTGACTGTCTCAGGCAGCAGAAGTTACCCGAGCCGGCCTCAGGCTTCCCCAGAGGAGATGCAGGAGCCGCCAGCGGCcacggaggaggaggaggaggaggaggaggaggaggggtctG CGCACCATCCTGGGAAGTGCATGTCTCAGACCAACTCCACCTTCACCTTCACCACCTGTCGCATCCTGCATCCTTCAGATGAGCTCACTCGGGTCACACCAAG CCTTAACTCAGCCCCAACTCCAGCTTGTGGCAGCACCAGCCACTTGAAATCCACGCCGGTGGCCACACCATGCACTCCACGGAGACTGAGCCTGGCTGAGTCCTTCACTAACACCCGTGAGTCCACGACCACCATGAGCACATCCCTGGGGCTCGTGTGGCTGTTGAAGGAGCGGGGCATTTCTGCTGCCGTGTACGACCCCCAGAGCTGGGACAGGGCCGGCCGGGGCTCCCTCCTGCACTCCTACACGCCCAAGATGGCTGTGATCCCCTCTACTCCGCCGAACTCGCCTATGCAGACACCCAcatcctccccaccctccttTGAGTTCAAGTGCACGAGCCCTCCCTACGACAATTTCCTGGCTTCCAAGCCAGCCAGCTCCATCCTGAGGGAAGTGAGAGAAAAGAACGTCCGCAGCAGCGAGAGCCAGACCGACGTGTCCGTCTCCAACCTCAACCTCGTGGACAAAGTCAGGAGGTTTGGGGTGGCCAAAGTGGTGAACTCAGGGCGAGCCCATGTCCCCACCTTGACTGAGGAGCAGGGACCCCTCCTCTGTGGGCCCCCGGGGCCAGCACCAGCCCTTGTTCCCAGAGGCCTGGTACCTGAGGGCCTGCCCCTCAGATGCCCCACTGTCACCAGTGCCATCGGTGGGCTGCAGCTCAATAGTGGCATCCGGCGGAATCGCAGCTTCCCCACCATGGTGGGATCTAGCATGCAGATGAAAGCTCCTGTGACTCTCACCTCGGGCATCTTGATGGGTGCTAAGCTCTCCAAACAAACTAGCTTACGGTGA
- the TRAK1 gene encoding trafficking kinesin-binding protein 1 isoform X4 — translation MSLRDKGGEEECFEYDCQDEERKPTHRQHDTQDLLEEVLCAERVGQMTKTYNDIDAVTRLLEEKERDLELAARIGQSLLKKNKTLTERNELLEEQVEHIREEVSQLRHELSMKDELLQFYTSAAEESEPESVCSTPLKRNESSSSVQNYFHLDSLQKKLKDLEEENVVLRSEASQLKTETITYEEKEQQLVNDCVKELRDANVQIASISEELAKKTEDAARQQEEITHLLSQIVDLQKKAKACAVENEELVQHLGAAKDAQRQLTAELRELEDKYAECMEMLHEAQEELKNLRNKTMPNTTSRRYHSLGLFPMDSLAAEIEGTMRKELQLEEAESPDITHQKRVFETVRNINQVVKQRSLTPSPMNIPGSNQSSAMNSLLSSCVSTPRSSFYGSDIGNVVLDNKTNSIILETEAADLGNDERSKKPGTPGTPGSHDLETALRRLSLRRENYLSERRFFEEEQERKLQELAEKGELRSGSLTPTESIMSLGTHSRFSEFTGFSGMSFSSRSYLPEKLQIVKPLEGSATLHHWQQLAQPHLGGILDPRPGVVTKGFRTLDVDLDEVYCLNDFEEDDTGDHISLPRLATSTPVQHPETSGERSQARVTVSGSRSYPSRPQASPEEMQEPPAATEEEEEEEEEEGSAHHPGKCMSQTNSTFTFTTCRILHPSDELTRVTPSLNSAPTPACGSTSHLKSTPVATPCTPRRLSLAESFTNTRESTTTMSTSLGLVWLLKERGISAAVYDPQSWDRAGRGSLLHSYTPKMAVIPSTPPNSPMQTPTSSPPSFEFKCTSPPYDNFLASKPASSILREVREKNVRSSESQTDVSVSNLNLVDKVRRFGVAKVVNSGRAHVPTLTEEQGPLLCGPPGPAPALVPRGLVPEGLPLRCPTVTSAIGGLQLNSGIRRNRSFPTMVGSSMQMKAPVTLTSGILMGAKLSKQTSLR, via the exons AAAGAGCGGGATTTAGAATTGGCCGCTCGCATCGGCCAGTCGTTGTTGAAGAAGAACAAGACCCTAACCGAGAGGAACGAGCTGCTGGAGGAGCAGGTGGAACACATCAGGGAGGAG GTGTCTCAGCTCCGGCATGAGCTGTCCATGAAGGATGAGCTGCTTCAGTTCTACACCAGCGCTGCGGAGGAGAGTGAGCCCGAGTCCGTTTGCTCAACCCC GTTGAAGAGGAATGAGTCGTCCTCCTCAGTCCAGAATTACTTTCATTTGGATTCTCTTCAAAAGAAGCTGAAAGACCTTGAAGAGGAGAATGTTGTACTTCGATCCGAG GCCAGCCAGCTGAAGACAGAGACCATCACCTATGAGGAGAAGGAGCAGCAGCTGGTCAATGACTGCGTGAAGGAGCTGA GGGATGCCAATGTCCAGATTGCTAGTATCTCAGAGGAACTGGCCAAGAAGACGGAAGATGCTGCCCGCCAGCAAGAGGAGATCACACACCTGCTATCGCAAATAGTTGATTTGCAGAAAAAGGCAAAAGCT TGCGCAGTGGAAAATGAAGAACTTGTCCAGCATCTGGGGGCTGCTAAGGATGCCCAGCGGCAGCTCACAGCCGAG CTGCGTGAGCTGGAGGACAAGTACGCAGAGTGCATGGAGATGCTGCATGAGGCGCAGGAGGAGCTGAAGAACCTCCGGAACAAAACCATGCCCAATACCACGTCTCGGCGCTACCACTCACTGGGCCTGTTTCCCATG GATTCCTTGGCAGCAGAGATTGAGGGAACGATGCGCAAGGAGCTGCAGTTGGAAGAGGCCGAGTCTCCAGACATCAC TCACCAGAAGCGTGTCTTTGAGACAGTAAGAAACATCAACCAGGTTGTCAAGCAGAGATCTCTGACCCCTTCTCCCATGAACATCCCCGGCTCCAACCAGTCCTCGGCCATGAACTCCCTCCTGTCCAGCTGCGTCAGCACCCCCCGGTCCAGCTTCTACGGCAGCGACATAGGCAACGTCGTCCTCGACAACAAGACCAACAGCATCATTCTGGAAACAGAGGCAGCCGACCTGGG AAACGATGAGCGGAGTAAGAAGCCGGGGACGCCGGGCACCCCAGGCTCCCACGACCTGGAGACGGCGCTGAGGCGGCTGTCCCTGCGCCGGGAGAACTACCTCTCGGAGAGGAGGTTCTTTGAGGAGGAGCAAGAGAGGAAGCTCCAGGAGCTGGCGGAGAAGGGCGAGCTGCGCAGCGGCTCCCTCACACCCACTGAGAGCATCATGTCCCTGGGCACGCACTCCCGCTTCTCCGAGTTCACCGGCTTCTCTGGCATGTCCTTCAGCAGCCGCTCCTACCTGCCTGAGAAGCTCCAGATCGTGAAGCCGCTGGAAG GTTCCGCCACACTTCACCACTGGCAGCAGTTGGCCCAACCTCACCTTGGGGGCATCCTGGACCCCCGGCCCGGTGTGGTCACCAAGGGCTTCCGGACGCTGGATGTTGACCTGGACGAAGTGTACTGCCTTAACGACTTTGAAGAAGATGACACAGGTGACCACATTTCTCTCCCACGCCTAGCTACCTCCACTCCAGTTCAGCACCCAGAGACCTCAGGTGAGAGGTCCCAAGCACGTGTGACTGTCTCAGGCAGCAGAAGTTACCCGAGCCGGCCTCAGGCTTCCCCAGAGGAGATGCAGGAGCCGCCAGCGGCcacggaggaggaggaggaggaggaggaggaggaggggtctG CGCACCATCCTGGGAAGTGCATGTCTCAGACCAACTCCACCTTCACCTTCACCACCTGTCGCATCCTGCATCCTTCAGATGAGCTCACTCGGGTCACACCAAG CCTTAACTCAGCCCCAACTCCAGCTTGTGGCAGCACCAGCCACTTGAAATCCACGCCGGTGGCCACACCATGCACTCCACGGAGACTGAGCCTGGCTGAGTCCTTCACTAACACCCGTGAGTCCACGACCACCATGAGCACATCCCTGGGGCTCGTGTGGCTGTTGAAGGAGCGGGGCATTTCTGCTGCCGTGTACGACCCCCAGAGCTGGGACAGGGCCGGCCGGGGCTCCCTCCTGCACTCCTACACGCCCAAGATGGCTGTGATCCCCTCTACTCCGCCGAACTCGCCTATGCAGACACCCAcatcctccccaccctccttTGAGTTCAAGTGCACGAGCCCTCCCTACGACAATTTCCTGGCTTCCAAGCCAGCCAGCTCCATCCTGAGGGAAGTGAGAGAAAAGAACGTCCGCAGCAGCGAGAGCCAGACCGACGTGTCCGTCTCCAACCTCAACCTCGTGGACAAAGTCAGGAGGTTTGGGGTGGCCAAAGTGGTGAACTCAGGGCGAGCCCATGTCCCCACCTTGACTGAGGAGCAGGGACCCCTCCTCTGTGGGCCCCCGGGGCCAGCACCAGCCCTTGTTCCCAGAGGCCTGGTACCTGAGGGCCTGCCCCTCAGATGCCCCACTGTCACCAGTGCCATCGGTGGGCTGCAGCTCAATAGTGGCATCCGGCGGAATCGCAGCTTCCCCACCATGGTGGGATCTAGCATGCAGATGAAAGCTCCTGTGACTCTCACCTCGGGCATCTTGATGGGTGCTAAGCTCTCCAAACAAACTAGCTTACGGTGA
- the TRAK1 gene encoding trafficking kinesin-binding protein 1 isoform X8: protein MTKTYNDIDAVTRLLEEKERDLELAARIGQSLLKKNKTLTERNELLEEQVEHIREEVSQLRHELSMKDELLQFYTSAAEESEPESVCSTPLKRNESSSSVQNYFHLDSLQKKLKDLEEENVVLRSEASQLKTETITYEEKEQQLVNDCVKELRDANVQIASISEELAKKTEDAARQQEEITHLLSQIVDLQKKAKACAVENEELVQHLGAAKDAQRQLTAELRELEDKYAECMEMLHEAQEELKNLRNKTMPNTTSRRYHSLGLFPMDSLAAEIEGTMRKELQLEEAESPDITHQKRVFETVRNINQVVKQRSLTPSPMNIPGSNQSSAMNSLLSSCVSTPRSSFYGSDIGNVVLDNKTNSIILETEAADLGNDERSKKPGTPGTPGSHDLETALRRLSLRRENYLSERRFFEEEQERKLQELAEKGELRSGSLTPTESIMSLGTHSRFSEFTGFSGMSFSSRSYLPEKLQIVKPLEGSATLHHWQQLAQPHLGGILDPRPGVVTKGFRTLDVDLDEVYCLNDFEEDDTGDHISLPRLATSTPVQHPETSAHHPGKCMSQTNSTFTFTTCRILHPSDELTRVTPSLNSAPTPACGSTSHLKSTPVATPCTPRRLSLAESFTNTRESTTTMSTSLGLVWLLKERGISAAVYDPQSWDRAGRGSLLHSYTPKMAVIPSTPPNSPMQTPTSSPPSFEFKCTSPPYDNFLASKPASSILREVREKNVRSSESQTDVSVSNLNLVDKVRRFGVAKVVNSGRAHVPTLTEEQGPLLCGPPGPAPALVPRGLVPEGLPLRCPTVTSAIGGLQLNSGIRRNRSFPTMVGSSMQMKAPVTLTSGILMGAKLSKQTSLR, encoded by the exons AAAGAGCGGGATTTAGAATTGGCCGCTCGCATCGGCCAGTCGTTGTTGAAGAAGAACAAGACCCTAACCGAGAGGAACGAGCTGCTGGAGGAGCAGGTGGAACACATCAGGGAGGAG GTGTCTCAGCTCCGGCATGAGCTGTCCATGAAGGATGAGCTGCTTCAGTTCTACACCAGCGCTGCGGAGGAGAGTGAGCCCGAGTCCGTTTGCTCAACCCC GTTGAAGAGGAATGAGTCGTCCTCCTCAGTCCAGAATTACTTTCATTTGGATTCTCTTCAAAAGAAGCTGAAAGACCTTGAAGAGGAGAATGTTGTACTTCGATCCGAG GCCAGCCAGCTGAAGACAGAGACCATCACCTATGAGGAGAAGGAGCAGCAGCTGGTCAATGACTGCGTGAAGGAGCTGA GGGATGCCAATGTCCAGATTGCTAGTATCTCAGAGGAACTGGCCAAGAAGACGGAAGATGCTGCCCGCCAGCAAGAGGAGATCACACACCTGCTATCGCAAATAGTTGATTTGCAGAAAAAGGCAAAAGCT TGCGCAGTGGAAAATGAAGAACTTGTCCAGCATCTGGGGGCTGCTAAGGATGCCCAGCGGCAGCTCACAGCCGAG CTGCGTGAGCTGGAGGACAAGTACGCAGAGTGCATGGAGATGCTGCATGAGGCGCAGGAGGAGCTGAAGAACCTCCGGAACAAAACCATGCCCAATACCACGTCTCGGCGCTACCACTCACTGGGCCTGTTTCCCATG GATTCCTTGGCAGCAGAGATTGAGGGAACGATGCGCAAGGAGCTGCAGTTGGAAGAGGCCGAGTCTCCAGACATCAC TCACCAGAAGCGTGTCTTTGAGACAGTAAGAAACATCAACCAGGTTGTCAAGCAGAGATCTCTGACCCCTTCTCCCATGAACATCCCCGGCTCCAACCAGTCCTCGGCCATGAACTCCCTCCTGTCCAGCTGCGTCAGCACCCCCCGGTCCAGCTTCTACGGCAGCGACATAGGCAACGTCGTCCTCGACAACAAGACCAACAGCATCATTCTGGAAACAGAGGCAGCCGACCTGGG AAACGATGAGCGGAGTAAGAAGCCGGGGACGCCGGGCACCCCAGGCTCCCACGACCTGGAGACGGCGCTGAGGCGGCTGTCCCTGCGCCGGGAGAACTACCTCTCGGAGAGGAGGTTCTTTGAGGAGGAGCAAGAGAGGAAGCTCCAGGAGCTGGCGGAGAAGGGCGAGCTGCGCAGCGGCTCCCTCACACCCACTGAGAGCATCATGTCCCTGGGCACGCACTCCCGCTTCTCCGAGTTCACCGGCTTCTCTGGCATGTCCTTCAGCAGCCGCTCCTACCTGCCTGAGAAGCTCCAGATCGTGAAGCCGCTGGAAG GTTCCGCCACACTTCACCACTGGCAGCAGTTGGCCCAACCTCACCTTGGGGGCATCCTGGACCCCCGGCCCGGTGTGGTCACCAAGGGCTTCCGGACGCTGGATGTTGACCTGGACGAAGTGTACTGCCTTAACGACTTTGAAGAAGATGACACAGGTGACCACATTTCTCTCCCACGCCTAGCTACCTCCACTCCAGTTCAGCACCCAGAGACCTCAG CGCACCATCCTGGGAAGTGCATGTCTCAGACCAACTCCACCTTCACCTTCACCACCTGTCGCATCCTGCATCCTTCAGATGAGCTCACTCGGGTCACACCAAG CCTTAACTCAGCCCCAACTCCAGCTTGTGGCAGCACCAGCCACTTGAAATCCACGCCGGTGGCCACACCATGCACTCCACGGAGACTGAGCCTGGCTGAGTCCTTCACTAACACCCGTGAGTCCACGACCACCATGAGCACATCCCTGGGGCTCGTGTGGCTGTTGAAGGAGCGGGGCATTTCTGCTGCCGTGTACGACCCCCAGAGCTGGGACAGGGCCGGCCGGGGCTCCCTCCTGCACTCCTACACGCCCAAGATGGCTGTGATCCCCTCTACTCCGCCGAACTCGCCTATGCAGACACCCAcatcctccccaccctccttTGAGTTCAAGTGCACGAGCCCTCCCTACGACAATTTCCTGGCTTCCAAGCCAGCCAGCTCCATCCTGAGGGAAGTGAGAGAAAAGAACGTCCGCAGCAGCGAGAGCCAGACCGACGTGTCCGTCTCCAACCTCAACCTCGTGGACAAAGTCAGGAGGTTTGGGGTGGCCAAAGTGGTGAACTCAGGGCGAGCCCATGTCCCCACCTTGACTGAGGAGCAGGGACCCCTCCTCTGTGGGCCCCCGGGGCCAGCACCAGCCCTTGTTCCCAGAGGCCTGGTACCTGAGGGCCTGCCCCTCAGATGCCCCACTGTCACCAGTGCCATCGGTGGGCTGCAGCTCAATAGTGGCATCCGGCGGAATCGCAGCTTCCCCACCATGGTGGGATCTAGCATGCAGATGAAAGCTCCTGTGACTCTCACCTCGGGCATCTTGATGGGTGCTAAGCTCTCCAAACAAACTAGCTTACGGTGA
- the TRAK1 gene encoding trafficking kinesin-binding protein 1 isoform 10 (isoform 10 is encoded by transcript variant 10) codes for MQKFIEADYYELDWYYEECSDVLCAERVGQMTKTYNDIDAVTRLLEEKERDLELAARIGQSLLKKNKTLTERNELLEEQVEHIREEVSQLRHELSMKDELLQFYTSAAEESEPESVCSTPLKRNESSSSVQNYFHLDSLQKKLKDLEEENVVLRSEASQLKTETITYEEKEQQLVNDCVKELRDANVQIASISEELAKKTEDAARQQEEITHLLSQIVDLQKKAKACAVENEELVQHLGAAKDAQRQLTAELRELEDKYAECMEMLHEAQEELKNLRNKTMPNTTSRRYHSLGLFPMDSLAAEIEGTMRKELQLEEAESPDITHQKRVFETVRNINQVVKQRSLTPSPMNIPGSNQSSAMNSLLSSCVSTPRSSFYGSDIGNVVLDNKTNSIILETEAADLGNDERSKKPGTPGTPGSHDLETALRRLSLRRENYLSERRFFEEEQERKLQELAEKGELRSGSLTPTESIMSLGTHSRFSEFTGFSGMSFSSRSYLPEKLQIVKPLEGSATLHHWQQLAQPHLGGILDPRPGVVTKGFRTLDVDLDEVYCLNDFEEDDTGDHISLPRLATSTPVQHPETSAHHPGKCMSQTNSTFTFTTCRILHPSDELTRVTPSLNSAPTPACGSTSHLKSTPVATPCTPRRLSLAESFTNTRESTTTMSTSLGLVWLLKERGISAAVYDPQSWDRAGRGSLLHSYTPKMAVIPSTPPNSPMQTPTSSPPSFEFKCTSPPYDNFLASKPASSILREVREKNVRSSESQTDVSVSNLNLVDKVRRFGVAKVVNSGRAHVPTLTEEQGPLLCGPPGPAPALVPRGLVPEGLPLRCPTVTSAIGGLQLNSGIRRNRSFPTMVGSSMQMKAPVTLTSGILMGAKLSKQTSLR; via the exons AAAGAGCGGGATTTAGAATTGGCCGCTCGCATCGGCCAGTCGTTGTTGAAGAAGAACAAGACCCTAACCGAGAGGAACGAGCTGCTGGAGGAGCAGGTGGAACACATCAGGGAGGAG GTGTCTCAGCTCCGGCATGAGCTGTCCATGAAGGATGAGCTGCTTCAGTTCTACACCAGCGCTGCGGAGGAGAGTGAGCCCGAGTCCGTTTGCTCAACCCC GTTGAAGAGGAATGAGTCGTCCTCCTCAGTCCAGAATTACTTTCATTTGGATTCTCTTCAAAAGAAGCTGAAAGACCTTGAAGAGGAGAATGTTGTACTTCGATCCGAG GCCAGCCAGCTGAAGACAGAGACCATCACCTATGAGGAGAAGGAGCAGCAGCTGGTCAATGACTGCGTGAAGGAGCTGA GGGATGCCAATGTCCAGATTGCTAGTATCTCAGAGGAACTGGCCAAGAAGACGGAAGATGCTGCCCGCCAGCAAGAGGAGATCACACACCTGCTATCGCAAATAGTTGATTTGCAGAAAAAGGCAAAAGCT TGCGCAGTGGAAAATGAAGAACTTGTCCAGCATCTGGGGGCTGCTAAGGATGCCCAGCGGCAGCTCACAGCCGAG CTGCGTGAGCTGGAGGACAAGTACGCAGAGTGCATGGAGATGCTGCATGAGGCGCAGGAGGAGCTGAAGAACCTCCGGAACAAAACCATGCCCAATACCACGTCTCGGCGCTACCACTCACTGGGCCTGTTTCCCATG GATTCCTTGGCAGCAGAGATTGAGGGAACGATGCGCAAGGAGCTGCAGTTGGAAGAGGCCGAGTCTCCAGACATCAC TCACCAGAAGCGTGTCTTTGAGACAGTAAGAAACATCAACCAGGTTGTCAAGCAGAGATCTCTGACCCCTTCTCCCATGAACATCCCCGGCTCCAACCAGTCCTCGGCCATGAACTCCCTCCTGTCCAGCTGCGTCAGCACCCCCCGGTCCAGCTTCTACGGCAGCGACATAGGCAACGTCGTCCTCGACAACAAGACCAACAGCATCATTCTGGAAACAGAGGCAGCCGACCTGGG AAACGATGAGCGGAGTAAGAAGCCGGGGACGCCGGGCACCCCAGGCTCCCACGACCTGGAGACGGCGCTGAGGCGGCTGTCCCTGCGCCGGGAGAACTACCTCTCGGAGAGGAGGTTCTTTGAGGAGGAGCAAGAGAGGAAGCTCCAGGAGCTGGCGGAGAAGGGCGAGCTGCGCAGCGGCTCCCTCACACCCACTGAGAGCATCATGTCCCTGGGCACGCACTCCCGCTTCTCCGAGTTCACCGGCTTCTCTGGCATGTCCTTCAGCAGCCGCTCCTACCTGCCTGAGAAGCTCCAGATCGTGAAGCCGCTGGAAG GTTCCGCCACACTTCACCACTGGCAGCAGTTGGCCCAACCTCACCTTGGGGGCATCCTGGACCCCCGGCCCGGTGTGGTCACCAAGGGCTTCCGGACGCTGGATGTTGACCTGGACGAAGTGTACTGCCTTAACGACTTTGAAGAAGATGACACAGGTGACCACATTTCTCTCCCACGCCTAGCTACCTCCACTCCAGTTCAGCACCCAGAGACCTCAG CGCACCATCCTGGGAAGTGCATGTCTCAGACCAACTCCACCTTCACCTTCACCACCTGTCGCATCCTGCATCCTTCAGATGAGCTCACTCGGGTCACACCAAG CCTTAACTCAGCCCCAACTCCAGCTTGTGGCAGCACCAGCCACTTGAAATCCACGCCGGTGGCCACACCATGCACTCCACGGAGACTGAGCCTGGCTGAGTCCTTCACTAACACCCGTGAGTCCACGACCACCATGAGCACATCCCTGGGGCTCGTGTGGCTGTTGAAGGAGCGGGGCATTTCTGCTGCCGTGTACGACCCCCAGAGCTGGGACAGGGCCGGCCGGGGCTCCCTCCTGCACTCCTACACGCCCAAGATGGCTGTGATCCCCTCTACTCCGCCGAACTCGCCTATGCAGACACCCAcatcctccccaccctccttTGAGTTCAAGTGCACGAGCCCTCCCTACGACAATTTCCTGGCTTCCAAGCCAGCCAGCTCCATCCTGAGGGAAGTGAGAGAAAAGAACGTCCGCAGCAGCGAGAGCCAGACCGACGTGTCCGTCTCCAACCTCAACCTCGTGGACAAAGTCAGGAGGTTTGGGGTGGCCAAAGTGGTGAACTCAGGGCGAGCCCATGTCCCCACCTTGACTGAGGAGCAGGGACCCCTCCTCTGTGGGCCCCCGGGGCCAGCACCAGCCCTTGTTCCCAGAGGCCTGGTACCTGAGGGCCTGCCCCTCAGATGCCCCACTGTCACCAGTGCCATCGGTGGGCTGCAGCTCAATAGTGGCATCCGGCGGAATCGCAGCTTCCCCACCATGGTGGGATCTAGCATGCAGATGAAAGCTCCTGTGACTCTCACCTCGGGCATCTTGATGGGTGCTAAGCTCTCCAAACAAACTAGCTTACGGTGA